A stretch of Microcoleus sp. FACHB-68 DNA encodes these proteins:
- a CDS encoding DNA-3-methyladenine glycosylase has protein sequence MNVTQSERIVEPSWLARPSTEVAPDLLGCTLVRQLADGQTIRGMIVETEAYGPGDPACHAYRRRTPRNQVMFGPAGMSYVYLIYGIYHCFNIVTDLDGVPSAVLVRALLLETMPPWIDARQITKPDRLAAGPGKLCLALQIDLSLTAIELRAGQPLWLEHRSPKFQQDRESGAISFVQKTRIGITAGAELPWRWYVAKCPAVSRL, from the coding sequence ATGAATGTAACGCAGTCCGAGCGGATCGTAGAACCTTCGTGGTTGGCGCGTCCATCTACAGAAGTAGCACCAGACTTACTGGGTTGCACCCTGGTGCGGCAGTTGGCCGACGGGCAAACAATTCGAGGGATGATTGTAGAAACTGAAGCTTACGGGCCGGGAGATCCTGCCTGTCATGCTTACCGGCGACGCACTCCGCGCAATCAGGTGATGTTTGGGCCGGCAGGGATGAGTTACGTCTATTTAATCTACGGAATTTACCACTGCTTCAACATTGTCACCGATCTCGACGGCGTGCCCAGCGCTGTCTTGGTTCGCGCCTTACTGCTGGAAACGATGCCGCCTTGGATTGACGCACGGCAAATCACCAAACCCGATCGCCTTGCCGCCGGCCCTGGTAAACTTTGCCTTGCGCTGCAAATTGACCTGAGTTTAACCGCCATAGAGCTACGTGCCGGCCAACCCCTGTGGTTAGAGCATCGTAGCCCTAAATTTCAGCAAGATAGGGAATCTGGGGCAATCAGCTTTGTGCAAAAAACCCGCATCGGTATCACTGCCGGCGCTGAATTGCCTTGGCGGTGGTATGTCGCAAAGTGTCCGGCTGTTTCCAGACTTTAA
- a CDS encoding GerMN domain-containing protein, whose amino-acid sequence MNIPQKYLTALISSLLLIGLGSCTPPPSNLGSNNSLQNPTPSNSVSPTAKPSPDESEGKTVTGSQPLNASSQNTVNVTVYEADSQCETVLPKKVAVPADQQLEAAVGKVLEKYDTGDFDLAGYRVNVEPATGVATVDFRVAPDSKRKLVSLSSCEQFALFNSLNKTLTSNPDWKIKIVRFTEQGKEILL is encoded by the coding sequence ATGAACATTCCCCAAAAATATCTGACGGCCCTGATTTCCAGCCTGCTTTTAATCGGTTTGGGTAGCTGCACCCCTCCTCCCAGCAACCTTGGCAGTAATAATTCCTTGCAGAATCCCACTCCCTCAAATTCAGTCAGTCCCACAGCAAAGCCCTCCCCAGATGAATCTGAGGGTAAAACTGTAACCGGCAGCCAGCCTTTGAATGCGTCGTCTCAAAATACTGTGAATGTGACAGTTTATGAAGCAGACAGTCAATGTGAGACGGTACTTCCTAAAAAAGTTGCGGTGCCGGCAGATCAACAACTAGAAGCTGCGGTTGGAAAGGTACTAGAAAAGTATGACACCGGCGACTTTGATTTAGCCGGTTATCGCGTTAATGTTGAACCGGCAACGGGTGTGGCTACGGTTGATTTTCGCGTTGCGCCTGATTCTAAACGCAAGCTTGTTTCGCTATCAAGTTGCGAACAATTTGCCTTATTCAACAGTTTGAATAAAACGTTAACCAGTAACCCAGACTGGAAAATCAAAATTGTTCGTTTCACTGAACAAGGCAAAGAAATTCTGCTTTAA
- a CDS encoding aspartate carbamoyltransferase catalytic subunit — MATTTWTRRHILSLADFVSEEYNTVLQTAASFQEVLSRRLKKVPTLQGQLVANLFFEPSTRTRSSFELAAKRLSADTLNFAPGTSSLTKGETILDTAKTYLAMGCDMMVIRHKQAGVPQAIADEMDRLDSRVGILNAGDGQHEHPSQGLLDLFTICSLLDPQRPHLELLAGKKIAIVGDILHSRVARSNIWSLTATGAEVHLAGPPTLLPQLFADFGTGRAGKLFLHWTIEPALQDADFVMTLRLQKERMDQNLLPSLREYHQRFGITRERLKLCKPNVKVLHPGPVNRGVEISSDLMDDPEFSLISQQVTSGVAVRMALLYLMGGGKA, encoded by the coding sequence ATGGCTACAACGACTTGGACGCGCCGGCACATTCTTTCTCTGGCTGATTTTGTTTCAGAGGAATACAATACTGTCCTGCAAACGGCTGCAAGTTTTCAGGAAGTCCTTTCCCGACGCTTGAAGAAAGTGCCCACTTTGCAGGGTCAATTGGTGGCGAATTTGTTTTTTGAACCGTCCACCCGAACTCGTAGCAGCTTTGAACTGGCAGCAAAGCGGCTGTCGGCTGATACGCTGAATTTTGCCCCCGGTACGTCTTCCCTGACCAAAGGGGAGACAATTTTGGATACGGCGAAGACTTATCTGGCAATGGGATGTGACATGATGGTGATTCGTCACAAGCAAGCCGGTGTGCCTCAAGCGATTGCCGATGAGATGGATCGCCTAGACTCACGCGTTGGGATTCTTAATGCCGGTGATGGCCAGCATGAACATCCTTCACAAGGATTGCTGGATCTGTTCACGATTTGTTCTTTATTAGATCCTCAGCGGCCTCATTTAGAACTGCTTGCCGGCAAAAAAATTGCGATTGTCGGCGATATTTTGCATTCGCGGGTGGCGCGGTCGAATATTTGGAGTTTAACGGCAACCGGCGCAGAGGTGCATCTTGCCGGCCCTCCAACCCTCCTGCCCCAGCTATTTGCAGATTTCGGCACCGGCAGAGCGGGTAAACTCTTTCTGCATTGGACAATAGAGCCGGCTTTACAAGATGCGGATTTTGTGATGACATTGCGCCTGCAAAAAGAGCGAATGGATCAAAATTTGTTGCCAAGTTTGCGGGAGTATCATCAACGGTTTGGCATTACTCGTGAACGCTTGAAACTGTGCAAACCGAATGTCAAAGTTTTACATCCAGGGCCGGTTAATCGGGGGGTTGAAATCTCTTCTGACTTAATGGATGACCCTGAATTTAGCTTGATTTCCCAACAGGTAACCAGTGGCGTTGCGGTTCGCATGGCGTTGCTTTACCTGATGGGTGGCGGGAAAGCTTAA
- a CDS encoding molybdenum cofactor biosynthesis protein MoaE has translation MNLGTTFPLSAPIQPHAGDSFAITFAPLSLEEVYALADDPGNGAVVVMSGMVRNKTDGKPVVALEYQAYEPMALRVFEQIAAEIRKTWPDVNRVVIHHRTGRLQIGEISVLVAVGCPHRSEAFEACRYAIDTLKHQAPIWKKEHWEDGSSSWVSIGACEQNC, from the coding sequence ATGAATCTTGGAACCACATTTCCCCTAAGCGCACCCATTCAACCCCACGCCGGGGATAGTTTTGCCATCACGTTTGCGCCCCTGTCCCTAGAAGAAGTCTACGCCCTGGCAGACGATCCGGGTAATGGGGCGGTGGTTGTTATGAGTGGCATGGTTCGCAACAAAACCGATGGCAAGCCGGTGGTTGCCTTGGAATATCAGGCGTATGAACCGATGGCATTGCGGGTGTTTGAGCAAATTGCTGCCGAGATCCGCAAAACCTGGCCAGATGTGAATCGGGTGGTAATCCATCATCGCACAGGCCGGTTGCAAATTGGGGAAATCAGCGTACTGGTGGCAGTTGGCTGTCCTCATCGTTCAGAAGCCTTTGAGGCGTGCCGGTATGCTATAGATACGCTTAAACACCAGGCACCCATATGGAAAAAAGAGCATTGGGAAGATGGTTCGAGCAGTTGGGTTAGTATTGGAGCGTGTGAACAAAACTGCTGA
- the katG gene encoding catalase/peroxidase HPI, translating to MSSQSGCPFTGGGQKSQPRHRPSHRDWWPNYLNLSILHQHTPQANPMGEAFNYAEEFKSLDLAALRADIYELMTTSQDWWPADYGHYGPLFIRMAWHSAGTYRIGDGRGGAGSGSQRFEPLNSWPDNANLDKARMLLWPIKQKYGKKISWADLMIFAGNCALESMGFKTLGFAGGRVDVWQPEEDIYWGSEKAWLGNERYEGDRVLLNPLAAVQMGLIYVNPEGPDGEPDPVGSGRDIRDTFGRMAMNDEETVALTAGGHTFGKCHGAGEATHVGADPGGATIIDQGLGWKNAFNTGAGVDAITSGIEGAWTPTPTQWDNSYLETLFKYDWELTKSPAGAWQWKPKGDAGAGTVPDAHDPSKRHAPMMTTADMAMKMDPIYNQIAKRYHDNPDEFAEQFAKAWFKLTHRDMGPRSRYLGPEVPQEEFLWQDPIPAVDHELIDEQDIAALKAKILASGLSVSQLVSTAWASASTFRCSDMRGGANGARIRLAPQKDWEVNQPEQLATVLQTLEGIQQEFNSSQSGGKRVSIADLIVLGGCAGIEQAAKNAGHDVTVPFKPGRTDALQEKTDVESFAMLEPAADGFRNYTSGKHSESLEELLVDRAQLLSLSAPQMTALLGGLRVLGANFGGYKHGVFTDQPETLTNDFFVNLLDLGTTWKATSEDEYEFEGSDRKTGALKWTATRVDLIFGSNSQLRALAEVYGCVDSQQKFVNDFVAVWDRVMNLDRYDLRSVLAKTSARSF from the coding sequence ATGAGCAGCCAAAGCGGATGCCCGTTTACGGGCGGCGGTCAGAAATCTCAGCCTCGTCATAGGCCGTCGCACCGAGACTGGTGGCCGAATTATTTGAATCTGAGCATCCTCCACCAGCACACACCCCAGGCCAATCCTATGGGTGAGGCGTTCAACTATGCTGAGGAGTTCAAGAGTCTTGACTTAGCTGCCTTAAGGGCAGATATCTATGAGCTGATGACCACATCCCAGGATTGGTGGCCAGCCGACTACGGCCATTATGGGCCGCTCTTCATCCGGATGGCTTGGCACAGCGCCGGCACGTATCGTATTGGCGACGGTCGCGGCGGCGCGGGTTCGGGTAGCCAGCGGTTTGAGCCGCTCAACAGTTGGCCTGACAATGCCAACCTCGACAAGGCGCGGATGTTGCTTTGGCCCATCAAGCAGAAATACGGCAAGAAAATCTCCTGGGCCGACCTGATGATCTTCGCCGGCAACTGCGCGCTTGAGTCGATGGGCTTCAAGACGTTAGGCTTTGCCGGCGGGCGTGTGGATGTCTGGCAGCCAGAGGAAGACATCTACTGGGGTTCTGAGAAAGCTTGGCTCGGCAATGAGCGTTACGAAGGCGATCGCGTACTCCTGAATCCCCTCGCTGCCGTTCAGATGGGCCTAATCTATGTGAACCCAGAGGGGCCAGACGGCGAGCCTGATCCGGTCGGCTCAGGGCGCGATATTCGCGATACCTTTGGTCGGATGGCGATGAACGACGAGGAGACCGTCGCGCTCACTGCCGGTGGGCATACCTTTGGCAAATGTCACGGTGCGGGCGAAGCGACGCACGTAGGGGCTGATCCTGGGGGTGCCACCATCATCGATCAGGGTCTTGGCTGGAAGAACGCCTTCAACACGGGTGCCGGCGTCGATGCGATCACCAGCGGTATCGAAGGCGCATGGACCCCCACACCGACGCAGTGGGACAACAGCTATCTCGAAACCCTGTTCAAATATGACTGGGAGCTGACGAAGAGTCCCGCCGGCGCGTGGCAATGGAAGCCCAAGGGCGATGCTGGTGCCGGTACGGTGCCCGACGCGCACGATCCGTCGAAACGGCACGCCCCTATGATGACCACGGCAGACATGGCCATGAAGATGGACCCCATCTACAACCAGATTGCGAAGCGTTACCACGATAACCCGGATGAGTTCGCAGAGCAGTTCGCCAAGGCGTGGTTCAAGCTAACGCACCGCGACATGGGTCCCCGCTCACGCTATCTCGGCCCGGAGGTTCCCCAGGAAGAGTTCTTGTGGCAAGATCCCATTCCCGCAGTCGATCATGAATTGATTGATGAGCAGGACATCGCTGCCCTCAAAGCCAAGATTCTTGCTTCCGGACTGTCTGTCTCCCAACTCGTTTCGACCGCTTGGGCGTCGGCGTCAACGTTCCGCTGCTCCGATATGCGCGGTGGAGCAAACGGGGCGCGTATTCGTCTCGCGCCGCAGAAGGATTGGGAAGTCAACCAGCCAGAGCAGTTGGCAACGGTGCTGCAAACCCTGGAGGGCATCCAACAGGAGTTCAACAGCTCGCAGTCTGGCGGCAAGCGGGTTTCGATCGCTGACTTGATCGTTCTGGGCGGATGCGCGGGCATTGAGCAAGCGGCGAAAAATGCCGGTCACGACGTGACGGTTCCCTTCAAGCCGGGACGCACGGATGCGCTGCAAGAGAAAACGGATGTCGAGTCCTTCGCCATGCTTGAACCGGCTGCGGACGGGTTCCGCAACTACACTAGCGGCAAACACAGCGAATCGCTCGAAGAGCTGCTGGTTGATCGGGCGCAATTGCTGTCCCTGTCAGCCCCTCAGATGACGGCTCTCCTGGGCGGCTTGCGAGTCCTGGGTGCAAACTTTGGCGGGTACAAGCACGGCGTCTTCACCGACCAGCCAGAGACGTTGACCAATGACTTCTTCGTGAACCTGCTCGACTTGGGCACGACGTGGAAGGCGACATCTGAAGATGAGTATGAGTTCGAGGGTAGCGATCGCAAAACCGGCGCACTTAAGTGGACTGCTACCCGTGTTGACCTCATCTTCGGTTCAAACTCTCAGCTCCGAGCCTTGGCGGAAGTCTATGGATGTGTGGACTCGCAGCAGAAGTTTGTGAATGACTTTGTGGCGGTGTGGGACAGGGTGATGAACCTCGATCGCTATGACCTTCGCTCAGTCTTAGCGAAAACCTCTGCGAGGAGTTTTTAA